A genome region from Triticum aestivum cultivar Chinese Spring chromosome 2B, IWGSC CS RefSeq v2.1, whole genome shotgun sequence includes the following:
- the LOC123039860 gene encoding cytochrome P450 89A2-like, producing MADLLLLILLPLLLLFFILLHASPIKALLTTAKLVLAPELSTVWKPQPASIFVTDHETAHSLLVRGSAGGSFSNRPPSISPSAILSHRQYQNITSAPYGEHWRAIRHNLTSEVLHPTQLHRHASARRRALHGLVVDLAEQRKNGVVHAAESIRYAMFGLVANMCFGDNINNNRVRAMADAQSDLVKSLSTARVFAHAKLPALTRLIYRNRWKKLAALRQQQEETYLPLINSRRGRHRRPSETPVYVDTLIDLTVPDDHSQDPRRHRRRQSDGELVGMCSEFLGAGTETTASALQWIMANLVKRPDIQETVRKEINAIVGADAEEVSEVVLGKLEYLHAVIMEALRLHPPTSFAFRQVMEEDHVVHNGQPILVGTKVYFPLAAIARDMTAWDNPDKFKPQRFLSYKDASQGTDGTIKMMPFGGGRRMCPGRGVAMLHLSYFTANLVREFRWREGEGERAVDLRPHVEFFTVMKRPLRAHLELERTEIKTS from the coding sequence ATGGCAGACCTGCTCCTCCTCATCCTGCTTCCCTTGCTTCTCCTTTTCTTCATCCTCCTCCATGCCTCCCCCATCAAAGCCCTCCTCACGACGGCCAAGTTGGTTCTAGCGCCGGAGCTCTCCACGGTGTGGAAGCCGCAGCCCGCTAGTATCTTTGTCACCGACCATGAGACGGCGCACAGCCTTCTCGTGCGCGGCAGCGCCGGCGGCTCCTTCTCCAACCGCCCACCGTCCATTTCTCCCAGCGCCATCCTCTCGCACCGTCAATACCAGAACATCACCTCCGCTCCCTACGGTGAGCACTGGCGCGCCATTCGTCACAACCTCACATCGGAGGTCCTCCACCCAACGCAGCTCCACCGGCACGCGTCAGCGCGCCGCCGTGCACTACATGGTCTTGTCGTGGACCTCGCCGAGCAGAGGAAAAACGGCGTGGTTCACGCGGCGGAGAGCATCCGCTACGCTATGTTTGGCCTGGTGGCCAACATGTGTTTCGGCGACAACATCAACAATAACCGCGTCCGTGCCATGGCCGACGCTCAGAGTGACCTCGTCAAGTCCCTATCTACGGCGCGCGTGTTCGCGCACGCGAAGCTCCCCGCACTGACCAGGCTCATTTATCGTAATCGGTGGAAGAAGCTAGCCGCCTTGcgacagcagcaggaggagacgTACCTACCACTCATCAACTCCCGTCGCGGCCGGCACCGGCGACCCAGCGAGACGCCGGTGTATGTGGACACACTCATCGATCTCACGGTGCCGGACGACCACAGTCAGGACCCAAGGCGGCATCGGAGAAGGCAGTCCGATGGTGAACTCGTCGGCATGTGCTCCGAGTTCCTTGGTGCTGGAACTGAAACAACAGCATCAGCGCTGCAGTGGATCATGGCCAACTTGGTGAAGCGTCCCGACATACAGGAGACCGTCCGGAAGGAGATCAATGCCATCGTGGGTGCGGACGCCGAGGAAGTCAGCGAGGTTGTTCTTGGAAAGCTGGAGTACCTGCATGCTGTGATCATGGAGGCACTCCGGCTGCATCCGCCGACGTCTTTTGCGTTCAGGCAGGTGATGGAAGAGGATCATGTGGTTCACAATGGCCAGCCTATTCTAGTGGGCACAAAAGTGTACTTCCCACTGGCTGCTATAGCACGAGACATGACAGCGTGGGATAACCCTGACAAGTTCAAGCCACAACGGTTCCTGTCCTACAAGGATGCATCCCAAGGAACCGACGGCACGATCAAAATGATGCCTTTCGGCGGTGGTCGGAGGATGTGCCCTGGTAGGGGTGTCGCAATGCTGCACTTAAGCTACTTCACCGCCAACCTTGTGAGGGAGTTCCGGTGGAGGGAGGGAGAAGGTGAACGTGCCGTTGATCTCCGACCTCATGTTGAGTTCTTCACTGTCATGAAGCGGCCATTGCGTGCTCACCTAGAGCTTGAAAGGACAGAGATCAAAACTAGTTAA